Within the Nitrospinota bacterium genome, the region TTTCGACTTTTATCAGGTTTTATACTTCGGATGAATCTACATTCGATTGGGTTGGAAAAAAGATTCCTGAATTTGGTCAAAGCCACCCTGAAATCGTAGCCAATTTTGTCAATGCTGTTTATAACGGCGACAATATTTCCACAGTAGGGGTTGAAAGATTCGCTCGCAAGTCTCAGAAAGATGGTATACGCCTTGCCCATTGGAAACTCCAGGATTAGCTTGTTTTTCCTTTCGTGGAGGTTCAAACTCTCCCTTTTCAAAATCTAAAGAAATATTGCTCTCTTGCCATGACTACCGACCGGGTTTATAAAGGCATCCGCTACATTGGTATCGTTTTGATTTTTTCTTCACTGTGGTGGGCTTTTTATAAAGGGACTGGTAAGGAAACGCACCCTGGTGGTCCTTCTTTCAGTCGTGCTGTAGCACTGTATACGGATGGAAATTACGAAGAAGCATTACAACACTATGAAACCAGTATTCGCGAACATCCTGATTTTATCCACGCTAAAAGGGGAAGGGCCAGGACGCTCATGCAGTTAGGGCGTGACAGAGAAGCCCTGGACGCATTTAATGAAGTACTGGAAAAGGACCCGGGTTCTGCCGTATCGTTTGCTAACCGGGGAATTCTGCAGGACCGTATGGGACTTTACCCGCAGGCAATCTCCGATTATGAACGTGCCATAAAAATGGATCCGCGACTTGGAGAAGGGCTGGATTGGTTCACACGTTTTTTACAGGACCGTGAAAAAAAGCCCCAGACTTTGACTGACAGGTTGAATGCTTTGCGAAATATTGTTGCGAATCGTGGTGGCTGACTCGGTAAGCAATGTAAATATCGGCTAGATCCAATCATCCAGATCAAACTGCTCCCTGCATTCAATGCTTCTCATATCCATAAACAGGTCGGCCTGATCAAAGTTTAAATTGAAGTCTTTAATGGTTTCACATTTGAGTCCGGCATTTTTAATTTTTTCCTCATATTCACTTTTTTCTTTAATACTTCCAAACTCTAAAACCACAGAAAATCCCGTCGCGGCGTTAAATCTTATAAGTTTTCTATCATTGTGCATATTTTGTCCATGAAAAAATTACAGGTGTCGGTTAAAATTATATAGTTCCTATCATACGCTCTGTAGCCAGGGTATGTGAGAAGTTTTAAAATAAAAATTTGATCACCTCTGAATGGCAGGAGATATTTAGAGTGACACTCTATCATGCTTTTTCTTTAATTGACTCATCGAGACTATTGTTTGGACAAAACCCTGAGAATTTTGTGAGGGTGGATTGGGTCTGCTATTTTCGTGATGAACCATTAGCCCCATATGAGAAGTTGATAGACGGCTATAAAAACTTGCCGCAGACCGGCAAGGACATGCTATGGATTCAACGCCGAGCCAACTATCTTTTATCCCATGATGAGGTTGAAGAACTGCAGCTATATTTGGAAAAGCAATATGCTTTCAACGTGGAAGTTGAGAAAATTAAGCTTCCTCTTAAAGTAGAACACATTCCCCAGTTTAATGAGAAGGATGTAACGGGGACAATTATCTTGCGTGACAGGGACGAACCTTTCCCTCTAAGCGTGGGGATCATTGGTATGGTATCTGGTCACCGTGACCTGGTTAATATTCAAACAGTAGGGGAGCTTCTGGGGGAAATTGACCGGCGAAACCAAATGTAAAGAGTTTTAATTTTTCTTATCCAGGATTTCAAATTTGGTTTCAGAATTCCATTTAACTTTAAGATGGCTGGGCATAAGGGTATTTTTGTCAATCCTGGCAAGCTCAACCTGTTCGCGCGTTAATCCCACTGCATAGCGTAAATTGGCTCCACGTAAATCAGCTTCGTTGAGGATTGCTTCTTTAAAATTTGCCCGGCTCAGGTTTGCTGTCTGCAGACTGGCGGCATTAAAATCAACACCATCAAGCCGGGCACCTGAAAGGTCTGCGCCTTCCAGTTTGGTTTTTCTAAGCACAGCACCCTGCATCTGCATTTGTGCTCCTTTAATGTTTTGCATGTTGGCTTCACTGCAGTCGGCTTTTTTCATCCAGCTTTTAAATAATGCGCACTCTCTCAGGTTGGCTTTGTTTAAATTGGTTTCACTTAAATTGGCACCACGGAGATCGGCACGCCTCATATAGGCGTTTTGCAGATTGGAACCTCCCAGGTTTGATTTATTAAGGTCAGCTCCACTCAGGTTTGCTTCTGAAAGATCAGCCTCAGTCAGGTTGGCTCTGGAAATATTTGCCTCACTGAGAAATATTTTCTTCAAGTTGGCCTGGTGAAGATCAGCGCCTCCCATCTCAGCACCTTTGAGGTCAGCCCCCTCCAGCTCGGCTCCTTTAAGATCTGCGTTTTGGAGGTATTTTTTTGACCCCTCCAGCTTTTCCTTGAGTGATGGTGTGTTTTCAGTCATTCCTTTTTCGCAACTGATAAAAGCGATAGGTTGAGATCACCACCATAACCCCTGCCATGAACAGTGCTATGGAAAAACCGGGAACCATTAAAGCCATTGAAAGAGGAATAGATTCCAAAAACCAGGAAAACAATTTTTGCAGCCCGAACCACGATTCAGGTTGAACCATCCACTGGTGCAGGGCGGTATTCTCAAAAAGAAAGTTGAATACAACAAAAAGCGGGAACTCGGTCCAGGTACCATCCTGTAACCAGAGAAATGCCTGATATGCGAAAAGCCCCAGTCCGGCCATGAAAATTATGGCGCCAATCATTCCGGTTATGCTTATTAATGCGGCAACAATAAAATCCTGAGCTGTGAGCCGAGGGATAACGGCACTGATTTCCTTCCATGCCTCCGACAAACTTTTTAGAGACAAGGTTTTTATTCCTTTTAAAAGTTCATTAAAGAACTGGCGGGCTGTTTCTGCAAAACGGTAAAATTGCTTGAGCCACTCTTCATAATTGAACTGTGTTTGGTGGTTTTCTATATTCATAATATTTTCTCCTTTCGGTAAATCCGAAGAGGTGTTAATTTTCAGCAAGTAGAACTTGTTACCCAGGCAGTTTATCTTTCTTTGGCAAATTTATCAATGATGCTTTAGATATTAAAAAGTATATCTGAATATGATTCATAAAGATTGATAGTTTATCCATAGAGCAGGGTGCAGGTTTTTCTTTAATTTAAATTCTGATACAGATTGGGAAATAAGAAATAGTGAGAGTATTGATTTTTGGGGCAGGTGCAGTAGGACTGGGACTTTCCAGTTTTTTGATTCAGGGCGGACATCAGGTTCATCTTGTGGGCAGTGAAAAAACAGTTCTAGCATTAAGAAAAAATGGCTTAAAAAGGCAAGGGCTATTTGGTCCGGCCAAATTTTCTCCGCAAGAGCTAACGGTTTCATTGACTCTGTCAGAAGGAGACGCTTATGATTTCTGCCTGGTCTGTACCAAGTCATTTGATACGGAAAGCTCGGCCCGGCAATTAAATAAAGAATCGAACCTGCCTCAACAACAAACGCCTATTATTCTTTGCCAAAATGGTTGGGGGAATGCTGAAGTTTTTGCCAACTACTTTCCTGAAAAACAAATTTATAACGCACGGGTTATTACCGGGTTCATCCGCCCGGAGCCTGATGTGGTGGAGGTGACTGTTCATGCACAACCGGTTCATTTGGGTAGCCTTTTTCAAGGCGAAACAGATCAGTTAATGATTTTGGCGGATGCTCTGAATCAGGCTGGTATGCCATGCGCTGTTACCAATGAAATAGGAAAAGATATCTGGGCAAAAATGCTTTATAACTGTCCGCTCAATGCCTTGGGCGCCATATTGCAAGTTCCATATGGTCACCTGGGTGAGAATGAAAACAGTCGGACTCTTATGGAGCAAATCATAGAAGAATCATTTCAGGTTATGAGGAAATTAGGTCATGACAGTCATTGGGAAAACGTCGGGGATTACCTGAAGGTTTTTTATAGCCAACTTTTACCCAGCACCTATGATCATGAATCTTCAATGTTGCAGGATATCCGGGCCGGGAAACAAACAGAGATTGAAGCGCTCAATGGAGTGATCGTAAAGGAGGGCAAAAGATTCGGGATCGATGTTTCTTGTAATGAGATTGTTCGCAGGCAGATTCTATTTTTACAAGATAAGAACCTTGTTTAACTTGCTGTTCTATATGGAGAAAGAATTCATCTTCGGGAACTAATTTTTCTCAACTGGTATTTTTGCACTGCCCGATTGTGCTCTGCCAGTGTGTTGGAAAAATGGTGACTGCCATTTTTCCGGGAAACAAAGTACAGATGGTCTGATTCAATGGGGGATATTGCCGCCACGATTGATTTAATTCCCGGGCTTGCAATAGGCCCTGGGGGAAGACCTTTATACCTGTATGTGTTATATGGGGAATCTATTTTTAAATCACGCTTGCGAATATTTCCGTCAAACTTTTCGATTGCGTAAATAACCGTAGGGTCTGTTTGTAAACGCATATTTTTTCTTAACCGATTGTGAAAGACGGAAGAAATCATTTTGCGCTCTGCATCCAGTCCTGTTTCCTTTTCAATCAGGGAGGCCAGAGTGATAATTTCGTGCCATGAAAGAGGGCTGTCTTTTGCGATTTCGGGCAATTGAGACGTTAATACTTGTTTCCTGAATGTGTCCACCATTTTTGCGACTATTTTTTTCTCAGGTGTGAACTTGCTGAAATGATAAGTTTCTGGAAATAAATATCCTTCCAGGCTGTCAGTGGGTATATCCAATGATTTGATCAGATCTTTGTTCCGGGTCTGACGTATAAAGGTTTCAGCGTCGGCCAAACCTTTTGACTCAAGAAGTGCGGCGATTTCTGTTATCCGGAAACCCTCTGGGATGGTAACAGGATGCGGTACAGTTTTTCCTGAAGTGATCCTGTTGATAATTTCAGCAGGTAGCATGGAAGGTGCCAGGCTGTACTCACCAACCATTACATGCGTTTGCTTGTCTTGAATAAAGGCTATAGCTTTGAAAGCACTTGGGCTGCGAATTAATCCCTGGTTGTATAGGTCGCGAGCTACCTGCTTCAGGGGCATTCCCGGTTTAACTTCAAAAATGACGGGACTCTTGTCATCGCTGGCAGGGCGGGAACCTTGGTAATAAAATACACTGATCACGACCCAGGTCAGTATTAAAAACCCCCAAAAACCAGTGAGAAAAATTCTTTTTATCCAGCGCTGCATAACATTACTTGTTCCGGTTTACAGGGATGTTATTTGTTTCAGGAACAGGTCGTTCTCTTCTTTAGTCCCTACAGTAACTCGCAGACAATCCTTTAATCTGGGATGTGAGTCCAGGTTTCTCAAAAGTGTTCCATTTTCTTTTAATTCGTTAAATAACTTTTTGCCACCTTCAGGAACCTTGAACAAGATGAAGTTTGAATTTGAAGGGTACGCATTGATGAAAGACAATTTTGACAACTCTTTCGTCAACCGGTCACGCTCTTCGATGATCGAATCGATTTGGTTTTGTACGTAGTTGAAATCATTCAGCAGTTCCGTTGCGACCCACTGGGAAAGGGTGTTTGAGTTATAGGGCAGGCGTACCTTGTTGATCTGCTCAGCAAGTATGCCTGGAAAAATTCCAAACCCTATCCGGAGACCCGCTAAACCGATTTTCGACAGACTTCGTAAGATAACCAGGTTATTGTGTTTTTCCATTTGTTTTAAAAAACTTCTCCCGGCAAAGTCGTGATAGGCCTCATCAAGCACTACAATACCCTCAAATTGTTCGATCACCTGTTGAATGGCCTGTTCAGAAAAACAGTTTCCTGTCGGGTTGTTTGGGTAACTGATAAAAACTATACGTGCATTTTGCCTGGAAAGAACTTCCAGGGCAGGTTGGGCCTCGAAATCCCATTTGTCATTGAGTGAAAAACTGGTAGGGGTCAGGCCAAGACATTGCGCTGTTATTCCATACATTGCAAAAGTGGGATCCGGAAAGGCGATAGTGTCTCCTTCAGCGCATAGAACCTGCATCAGGTATTGGATCAATTCGTCGGAACCGTTTCCTATTACAATTTGTTCGGGTTGAGCACCAGTCTTTTTGGCGATGACTTGTTTCAGGTTCCTGCAATCAGGGTCAGGATAGCGATTGAGTTCAAAATCATCCAGCCGTTTAAATATTTTTTGCAAAAGCTCTGATGAAGGAGGGTAGGGGTTTTCATTGGCGTGCAGTTTGGTGCCCTCGTCCAGATTTTCCACCTGATAAGCCTTCAGGGCTTTAACGTTATCACGGATCAGCCCCATAAGATCAACGGACGACATTCTTAATCAACCTCATCTTTTAATAATGCTTGGATATCAGGAGAACCAGGACAGTATTTCGAGACTTTCGTTTTTTCTGCTTTTATAATAGCGAGGAAAGTGTTCACTGTACCTTCAATCTCATTATTGGTGACAACATAATCGTACATTTTATATTTTTTAATTTCTTCTTTTCCGGTTTTAAGCCGCCGTTGAATGCTTTCTTCTGAATCTGTTCCTCTTTTTCTAAGGCGGGCCTCCATTTCCTCCAGGGATGGAGGGAGGATAAGAATAAATACTCCCTTGTAATTCATTTTTCTCAAAGTTTCCACACCTTGTACATCCAGTTCTATCAGGGTGTCATAGCCGTTCTTCAGAGGTTCATCGGCAGACTGTAACGAAGTTCCATAATAAAAGTCATGAACACGAGCCCACTCCAGGAAGTCATTATTCTTGATTTTATTTTCAAACTCCTCTGTGGAGACAAAATTATAATCCTCTCCGTCCTTTTCACCTTTCCTGATGTCACGAGTTGTATGCGACACTGCAACTTTCAAGTCAGGTAATTTTTCGCGCAATATTTTGCAGGTAGTGGTTTTGCCTGTACCAGAAGGGGCTGAAAATATTATGGGAAGTCCTTGGTGCATTGTGGAGATACCTGAAATCTATATATTCGTGTAGTAAAAATTACCAGTCAATCACTCTATGTTCTGCAGCTGTTCTCTGATTTTTTCAAGGGTACTTTTAATTTCGATGACCAGGTTCGCTATCTGAGTATCGCTTGACTTGGAACCCATGGTGTTGACTTCGCGATTGATTTCCTGGGTGATGAACTCCAGCTTTCTCCCAACAGGTTCATTTGACTCAAACAGTTTCCTGAACTGATTGAGGTGGCTTTTGAGCCGTGTAATTTCTTCTGCAATGTCGCACCGGTCGGCCAGGATAGCTGTTTCCTGTGCCAGTCGGCTTTCATCAACTTCTATGCCATCATTAAGCAGTTTGACTTTTTCCTTAAGCCGGGCCTGATACTCCTTGATGACTTCCGGCTGTCGTTCTTCAATTTGTCCGGCAAGCTTGTCGACAGTGTCAATGCGTTCCGCAAGGTCTTGTTGTAAATGCTGACCTTCTTCTTCGCGCATTTTCTGGAGCGAATCCAGCGCTGTCTCGGCCATGTTCAGCAACAGGCTTTCTTTTGCAGGGTCAATGGCAACCGGTTCCACTTTCAGGACATCGCGAATGCCAGCCACTGATTCCAGATGGATATCGCCTTCAAGCCCCAGGGAGTTTTGAATTTCCTTCAATGCATCGAGATATTGGGTGGCAAGTCCAATATTGGGTTTGATCTCCCATTCTCCCGAATTGCCGTTTGAGTTGGACAAAGAAATGGTGACGTTGATAGACCCTCTCGAGCAACGGGACTTAACGAGCTTTTTTAACTGGAGCTCCATGTCCAGAAACGCTTTGGGCAGGCGGGTGTTGATTTCTATAAATCGGTTGTTGACCGACCGGATTTCAGCTTTATACGAATAGTCTCCATCCTGGCACTCGGCCCGGCCAAACCCGGTCATACTGATTATCATTAAGTCTAAGCCTTTTCTACAGTCAATTTAAAATGACCATTTTCTTCGGTCAGGGAAACAACCTTGTGCCCGTCATTTTGAATACTGCGTGGTACATTTTCAGAGGGTTCGCCCGCATCCAGCAGTACTTCCAGCACACTTCCGGATGCCATGGTCTCCAGCTTGATTTTGGTTTTTACATAATTGAACGGACATTTGACTCCGAGAAGGTCAATGCTCTGAGTTCCGCTACCCTTGGCGGCTTTTTCTTTAGGGTCGTCTCCCCCAACACGAATACGTAAAGACTTGTCCGATTGCATCTTGTTCTGAACGTTTTTGCTTTCTTCCACCAGTTCCCCGGCATCGGTCAGCCACCATTGCGCGGTCTCATTGTCAGTCGCTTCAGGCGTCGACTCAAAGCTGTCGATGAGCTTCGCGAACCTGGCCGATACAATTTCCATGTCGATAACCAGTGACTGGAATTTTTTCAGACATTCCCAATCGTCATTGAAGTCCATTCCTTCCGTAACCAGTANNNNNNNNNNNNNNNNNNNNNNNNNNNNNNNNNNNNNNNNNNNNNNNNNNNNNNNNNNNNNNNNNNNNNNNNNNNNNNNNNNNNNNNNNNNNNNNNNNNNGTCGACTCAAAGCTGTCGATGAGCTTCGCGAACCTGGCCGATACAATTTCCATGTCGATAACCAGTGACTGGAATTTTTTCAGACATTCCCAATCGTCATTGAAGTCCATTCCTTCCGTAACCAGTAGAGCCCGGGCAGAAGCAATGACCGAACGCTTCGCGTGATCTCCCGTTTCC harbors:
- a CDS encoding tetratricopeptide repeat protein codes for the protein MTTDRVYKGIRYIGIVLIFSSLWWAFYKGTGKETHPGGPSFSRAVALYTDGNYEEALQHYETSIREHPDFIHAKRGRARTLMQLGRDREALDAFNEVLEKDPGSAVSFANRGILQDRMGLYPQAISDYERAIKMDPRLGEGLDWFTRFLQDREKKPQTLTDRLNALRNIVANRGG
- a CDS encoding pentapeptide repeat-containing protein, with translation MTENTPSLKEKLEGSKKYLQNADLKGAELEGADLKGAEMGGADLHQANLKKIFLSEANISRANLTEADLSEANLSGADLNKSNLGGSNLQNAYMRRADLRGANLSETNLNKANLRECALFKSWMKKADCSEANMQNIKGAQMQMQGAVLRKTKLEGADLSGARLDGVDFNAASLQTANLSRANFKEAILNEADLRGANLRYAVGLTREQVELARIDKNTLMPSHLKVKWNSETKFEILDKKN
- a CDS encoding ketopantoate reductase family protein gives rise to the protein MVRVLIFGAGAVGLGLSSFLIQGGHQVHLVGSEKTVLALRKNGLKRQGLFGPAKFSPQELTVSLTLSEGDAYDFCLVCTKSFDTESSARQLNKESNLPQQQTPIILCQNGWGNAEVFANYFPEKQIYNARVITGFIRPEPDVVEVTVHAQPVHLGSLFQGETDQLMILADALNQAGMPCAVTNEIGKDIWAKMLYNCPLNALGAILQVPYGHLGENENSRTLMEQIIEESFQVMRKLGHDSHWENVGDYLKVFYSQLLPSTYDHESSMLQDIRAGKQTEIEALNGVIVKEGKRFGIDVSCNEIVRRQILFLQDKNLV
- the mltG gene encoding endolytic transglycosylase MltG — encoded protein: MQRWIKRIFLTGFWGFLILTWVVISVFYYQGSRPASDDKSPVIFEVKPGMPLKQVARDLYNQGLIRSPSAFKAIAFIQDKQTHVMVGEYSLAPSMLPAEIINRITSGKTVPHPVTIPEGFRITEIAALLESKGLADAETFIRQTRNKDLIKSLDIPTDSLEGYLFPETYHFSKFTPEKKIVAKMVDTFRKQVLTSQLPEIAKDSPLSWHEIITLASLIEKETGLDAERKMISSVFHNRLRKNMRLQTDPTVIYAIEKFDGNIRKRDLKIDSPYNTYRYKGLPPGPIASPGIKSIVAAISPIESDHLYFVSRKNGSHHFSNTLAEHNRAVQKYQLRKISSRR
- the hisC gene encoding histidinol-phosphate transaminase → MSSVDLMGLIRDNVKALKAYQVENLDEGTKLHANENPYPPSSELLQKIFKRLDDFELNRYPDPDCRNLKQVIAKKTGAQPEQIVIGNGSDELIQYLMQVLCAEGDTIAFPDPTFAMYGITAQCLGLTPTSFSLNDKWDFEAQPALEVLSRQNARIVFISYPNNPTGNCFSEQAIQQVIEQFEGIVVLDEAYHDFAGRSFLKQMEKHNNLVILRSLSKIGLAGLRIGFGIFPGILAEQINKVRLPYNSNTLSQWVATELLNDFNYVQNQIDSIIEERDRLTKELSKLSFINAYPSNSNFILFKVPEGGKKLFNELKENGTLLRNLDSHPRLKDCLRVTVGTKEENDLFLKQITSL
- a CDS encoding guanylate kinase; the encoded protein is MHQGLPIIFSAPSGTGKTTTCKILREKLPDLKVAVSHTTRDIRKGEKDGEDYNFVSTEEFENKIKNNDFLEWARVHDFYYGTSLQSADEPLKNGYDTLIELDVQGVETLRKMNYKGVFILILPPSLEEMEARLRKRGTDSEESIQRRLKTGKEEIKKYKMYDYVVTNNEIEGTVNTFLAIIKAEKTKVSKYCPGSPDIQALLKDEVD
- a CDS encoding YicC family protein, whose protein sequence is MIISMTGFGRAECQDGDYSYKAEIRSVNNRFIEINTRLPKAFLDMELQLKKLVKSRCSRGSINVTISLSNSNGNSGEWEIKPNIGLATQYLDALKEIQNSLGLEGDIHLESVAGIRDVLKVEPVAIDPAKESLLLNMAETALDSLQKMREEEGQHLQQDLAERIDTVDKLAGQIEERQPEVIKEYQARLKEKVKLLNDGIEVDESRLAQETAILADRCDIAEEITRLKSHLNQFRKLFESNEPVGRKLEFITQEINREVNTMGSKSSDTQIANLVIEIKSTLEKIREQLQNIE
- a CDS encoding sulfurtransferase TusA family protein; the protein is LVTEGMDFNDDWECLKKFQSLVIDMEIVSARFAKLIDSFESTPEATDNETAQWWLTDAGELVEESKNVQNKMQSDKSLRIRVGGDDPKEKAAKGSGTQSIDLLGVKCPFNYVKTKIKLETMASGSVLEVLLDAGEPSENVPRSIQNDGHKVVSLTEENGHFKLTVEKA